The proteins below come from a single uncultured Campylobacter sp. genomic window:
- a CDS encoding tyrosine-type recombinase/integrase → MKRIMSLSEVDQWIEKQSNDRDYTIRKRIPGYEAFRLEIGSKLKQRKSIRLYWNDNGKVSYPLLGIYPYVKFEEAFRKFADFAGNKDRAEKPRAIRLFKDIWIEFVNENPLSFKQKTIDSYRKRTNRHILSTSIADMDIADITLDDLKIEIFSKNKKQPATNVKLFYILRNILKFATEKGYLKNDILENFVFSDSYEAPCKTNTQSHSKIVNKLDLKNFLESVSNAKISVKKKILIFFALETALRSMNLFDLKWKDIDFEKNRIYIGKERMKGELRTEKSRQDFILPLSNTMISLLMRLRELEKIKNSDLKKRVFDGIGDQPMNDLLRKLAGITKHGLRGTFKTHVMKGIKDHRTPNFIIEMYMSHIPDMTKVEASYFEANYKDDENQKMMRELAEWWNDYLLKLFDFKKILLNEGENDALSL, encoded by the coding sequence ATGAAACGAATCATGTCTTTATCGGAAGTTGATCAATGGATCGAGAAACAATCAAACGATCGGGATTACACGATTAGGAAAAGAATCCCCGGTTATGAAGCTTTTCGCCTCGAAATAGGCTCTAAGCTCAAACAGAGAAAGTCTATCAGACTATATTGGAACGATAACGGAAAGGTTAGTTATCCTTTGCTAGGGATATACCCTTATGTAAAATTTGAAGAGGCTTTTCGGAAATTTGCCGATTTTGCGGGAAACAAGGATAGAGCCGAAAAACCTAGAGCAATACGTTTATTTAAGGATATTTGGATTGAATTCGTTAATGAAAATCCCCTAAGCTTCAAACAAAAAACGATCGATTCTTATAGAAAACGAACGAATCGTCATATCCTAAGCACGAGTATAGCGGATATGGATATCGCCGACATTACTCTCGATGACCTAAAAATCGAAATATTTTCAAAAAATAAGAAGCAACCTGCTACAAACGTAAAACTTTTCTATATTCTCCGAAATATCCTAAAATTTGCGACCGAGAAGGGATATTTAAAAAACGATATACTCGAGAATTTTGTCTTTTCGGACTCGTATGAAGCTCCGTGCAAGACGAATACTCAATCTCATTCAAAAATCGTCAATAAGTTAGATCTTAAAAATTTTCTAGAATCGGTATCTAATGCAAAGATTAGCGTAAAGAAGAAAATTCTAATATTCTTTGCGCTCGAAACAGCGCTTAGATCGATGAATTTGTTCGATCTGAAATGGAAAGATATCGATTTCGAAAAAAACCGTATATACATAGGTAAGGAAAGAATGAAGGGCGAGCTCCGAACGGAAAAATCTCGCCAAGACTTTATTTTACCTTTGTCGAATACCATGATCAGCTTATTAATGAGACTTCGAGAGTTAGAAAAAATCAAGAATTCCGATTTAAAGAAACGCGTATTCGACGGTATCGGCGATCAACCAATGAATGATCTATTAAGAAAACTTGCGGGCATAACAAAACACGGACTTCGCGGAACTTTCAAAACTCATGTCATGAAAGGTATCAAGGATCATAGAACTCCTAATTTCATCATCGAAATGTACATGTCTCATATACCCGATATGACAAAAGTCGAAGCTTCCTACTTTGAAGCAAACTACAAGGATGACGAGAATCAGAAAATGATGAGAGAACTTGCAGAATGGTGGAATGACTACCTTCTAAAATTGTTTGATTTTAAAAAAATTCTATTAAATGAAGGAGAAAATGATGCATTATCATTGTGA
- a CDS encoding AAA family ATPase yields the protein MMHYHCDPWEYMGADVGSLPPLEIDNEAIISDNSLTVNDANNNKTNKLWSGSLDVKNEHKPEPTEDVVPFCVVKNTITNLFAPAGSGKSFLAVAIARTALFTDRVKEVWCIDGDNSLRTVFQRDILAITKENKNFHYVNLNNPHISQISGIDLVKQQIIASKRDLTDVLIVFDSLKDFTANYDIMKDSDMREFFGLFMTIRDFQHASIIFLSHTNKAGETYKGSTSVIDSIETAYLVHPKNKGDDAKKSGYLDYYLEGVKAREGCMCVWVRVDAISKHIQVEGIDYQGYEKERDQQYIEKIAITIRNNPGICHKELAKKLRRNKKDKRLIKILNEFTGNFWSLKIRNKKKCYFYNEKLALQSLYERKNKNVF from the coding sequence ATGATGCATTATCATTGTGATCCATGGGAGTATATGGGGGCCGATGTCGGAAGTTTGCCCCCTCTAGAAATTGACAATGAAGCAATTATATCGGATAATAGCTTAACTGTCAATGATGCTAACAACAATAAAACCAACAAGCTTTGGAGCGGAAGCCTCGACGTAAAAAACGAGCATAAACCCGAACCGACTGAGGATGTCGTGCCATTTTGCGTCGTTAAGAACACGATCACAAACCTTTTCGCCCCTGCCGGATCGGGAAAATCTTTCCTTGCCGTAGCGATCGCGCGAACCGCATTGTTCACTGATCGAGTCAAAGAAGTTTGGTGCATCGATGGTGACAACTCGCTTAGAACGGTATTCCAACGTGATATACTCGCAATTACGAAAGAAAATAAGAACTTTCACTACGTCAACCTTAATAATCCTCATATATCGCAAATTTCGGGTATTGATTTGGTAAAACAGCAGATCATAGCTTCCAAACGCGATCTAACCGATGTTTTAATCGTGTTCGACAGTTTAAAAGACTTCACAGCAAACTATGACATCATGAAGGACTCCGATATGCGGGAATTTTTCGGTCTGTTTATGACGATTCGAGACTTTCAACATGCGAGCATAATTTTCCTAAGCCATACCAACAAAGCCGGAGAAACCTACAAGGGATCGACAAGCGTCATAGATTCGATCGAAACCGCATATCTCGTTCATCCGAAAAACAAGGGAGACGACGCGAAGAAATCGGGATATTTGGACTATTATCTCGAAGGCGTCAAAGCTCGAGAAGGATGCATGTGTGTATGGGTTCGCGTTGATGCAATATCTAAACATATACAAGTTGAAGGCATCGATTATCAGGGCTATGAAAAAGAACGAGATCAGCAATATATCGAGAAAATTGCGATCACTATACGAAACAATCCCGGAATTTGTCATAAAGAGCTAGCAAAGAAGCTAAGACGAAATAAAAAAGATAAAAGACTCATAAAAATACTAAACGAATTTACGGGGAATTTTTGGAGTCTAAAAATCAGAAATAAAAAGAAATGCTACTTCTATAATGAAAAGCTAGCCCTTCAATCGCTATACGAAAGGAAAAACAAGAATGTGTTCTAA
- a CDS encoding nitrite/sulfite reductase produces MDTYIIPAEVSVKDAEFFRQKWQEYKNGELDFKGFEKIRVAFGIYEQRVKDSYMARVKTHGGGVGAKEFARLGELCKRYANGFLHLSTRASIQLHFVKDDEFIELENEIAAINMTTRGACGDCVRGVVCDALAGVAKDEAFNVLPYANAITSMLIGRADSYGLSRKFKIAFSGSKADRANATITDAGFIATKKGGKKGFIVYVAGGMGSKPRLGDKFKSFIPANEAFLYAQAIKLVFAKTGDYEHRNSARLRHAAEKLGKETIFKMIEDEVAKIRASSEKWRLDIKEPRGVKPLISEPRVRFSAAQKAWAQNYVTAQKQKGYYYAVVPFLWGNVRGDDAIKLSKALIKLGLKDSLFISRDQHIILKNLKKTDLIALYPVIAEISPMSADPRVFANMTPCTGASTCRLGICRPKGAVKAIHDHIRNSDLDFSLLKDIVIKMSGCPNSCTAHQNANLGFMGGTRREDGRSLPYYSVFAGGELKEGKSKFGKKVGGVAAYHVPEFVYQTLKRFTQVKSEFKNFNDWVDNGGDNVIAELCGLYQRVGTFEENPRAYYDYGADVLFGETLKDKI; encoded by the coding sequence ATGGACACCTATATTATTCCGGCGGAAGTAAGCGTCAAAGACGCGGAATTTTTTAGGCAAAAATGGCAAGAATATAAAAACGGCGAGCTTGATTTTAAAGGTTTTGAGAAAATTCGCGTGGCGTTTGGGATATACGAACAGCGCGTAAAAGACAGCTACATGGCGCGGGTAAAAACGCATGGCGGCGGCGTTGGCGCGAAAGAATTCGCGCGTCTAGGCGAGCTTTGCAAGCGCTACGCCAACGGATTTTTGCATCTATCTACGAGAGCTAGCATTCAGCTTCATTTCGTAAAAGACGACGAATTTATAGAGCTTGAAAACGAGATCGCCGCGATAAATATGACTACGCGCGGCGCATGCGGGGATTGCGTTAGAGGCGTGGTTTGCGACGCGTTAGCGGGAGTCGCCAAAGACGAGGCTTTTAACGTCCTTCCCTACGCAAACGCTATTACTAGCATGCTTATCGGCAGAGCCGATTCTTACGGACTTTCTAGGAAATTTAAAATCGCTTTTTCAGGCTCCAAGGCTGACCGAGCAAACGCGACTATCACGGACGCGGGCTTTATAGCGACCAAAAAAGGCGGCAAAAAAGGCTTTATAGTCTACGTCGCGGGCGGAATGGGCTCAAAACCGCGCCTAGGCGATAAATTTAAAAGTTTCATCCCCGCAAACGAAGCCTTTTTATACGCGCAAGCCATCAAGCTCGTGTTTGCTAAAACCGGCGATTACGAGCATAGAAACTCCGCCCGCCTGCGCCATGCCGCCGAGAAGCTAGGAAAAGAGACGATTTTTAAAATGATCGAGGACGAGGTCGCAAAAATTAGAGCTTCAAGCGAAAAATGGAGGCTGGATATCAAAGAGCCAAGGGGCGTTAAGCCGCTAATAAGCGAGCCTCGCGTTAGATTTTCCGCCGCGCAAAAAGCCTGGGCGCAAAACTACGTAACAGCGCAAAAACAAAAGGGCTATTACTACGCCGTAGTGCCGTTTTTATGGGGTAACGTGCGCGGAGACGATGCGATAAAGCTATCAAAAGCGCTTATTAAACTCGGCCTAAAAGATTCGCTTTTTATAAGCCGAGATCAACATATAATCTTAAAAAATCTCAAAAAGACCGATCTTATCGCACTTTATCCCGTTATCGCGGAGATTTCGCCTATGAGCGCCGATCCGCGCGTGTTTGCAAACATGACTCCGTGCACGGGCGCATCGACCTGTCGGCTAGGAATTTGCCGTCCAAAAGGCGCCGTGAAGGCTATCCACGATCATATTAGAAACAGCGATTTAGACTTTTCTCTTTTAAAAGATATCGTTATTAAAATGTCGGGCTGTCCAAACTCTTGCACCGCTCATCAAAACGCAAATTTAGGCTTTATGGGCGGCACTAGGCGCGAGGACGGCAGATCGCTTCCTTATTACAGCGTATTTGCCGGAGGCGAGCTAAAAGAAGGCAAAAGCAAATTCGGCAAAAAAGTAGGCGGCGTGGCCGCTTATCACGTGCCTGAATTCGTCTACCAAACGCTTAAAAGATTTACGCAAGTAAAATCCGAGTTTAAAAATTTTAACGACTGGGTCGATAACGGCGGAGATAACGTCATAGCTGAGCTTTGCGGGCTGTATCAGCGCGTGGGGACGTTTGAGGAAAACCCGAGGGCGTATTATGACTACGGCGCGGACGTGCTTTTTGGCGAAACGCTAAAAGATAAAATTTAA
- a CDS encoding SAM-dependent methyltransferase gives MTLPVALTPKRVLLIGAGKVARQKFLALKAASWECEILAEKILEPFFADKNVKIRKLTRQNLGENLSGFEMIIDASGDENLGQALFSERKSLGYLLNVVDKPALSDFYFTANAHLGELSVGVSTNGASPSLAALVRDKIVKILPRNLADFIPKLKLARLEAIENSNPQKAEILKPKCRENLGKVFLISCGSGSLQNLTLGALEAFELLDVALSDKLVGEDTREILRNLGVEIINVGKGKDEDSATQEQINALMLSLAKEGKTVGRLKGGDASLFGRAFEEMSFLEENGVEFELISGVSSVFAGCASALITPTIRGVSSGVLIVSAHLKGGAINTAWLEILKTRDVTTVALMAHAYAGEILNAARKLNLDLDTPAAFVSNIDRADEKVIVGRIKNLESMALRCARPAILIIGPVVEKSLSLKPKCERIAVE, from the coding sequence ATGACCCTACCAGTAGCCCTTACACCTAAACGCGTGCTTTTAATCGGAGCCGGAAAGGTCGCGCGGCAAAAATTTTTAGCTCTAAAAGCGGCCAGTTGGGAGTGCGAAATTTTAGCCGAAAAAATTTTAGAGCCGTTTTTTGCCGATAAAAACGTAAAAATTCGCAAGCTAACGCGGCAAAATTTGGGCGAAAATTTAAGCGGCTTTGAAATGATAATAGACGCTAGCGGAGATGAAAATTTAGGGCAGGCTTTATTTAGCGAGCGTAAAAGCTTGGGCTATTTGCTAAACGTAGTCGATAAGCCTGCTTTAAGCGATTTTTATTTTACCGCAAACGCGCATTTAGGCGAGCTTAGCGTAGGCGTTAGCACTAACGGCGCGAGTCCTAGCCTAGCCGCGCTCGTAAGGGATAAAATAGTCAAAATTTTGCCTAGGAATTTAGCGGATTTTATCCCGAAGCTAAAACTAGCCAGGCTTGAGGCGATTGAAAATTCTAACCCGCAAAAGGCCGAAATTTTAAAACCGAAGTGCCGCGAAAATTTAGGCAAAGTTTTTTTAATCAGCTGCGGCAGCGGCAGCCTTCAAAATCTCACCTTGGGCGCGCTTGAAGCGTTTGAGCTGCTAGACGTAGCTCTAAGCGATAAACTAGTCGGCGAGGATACGCGCGAAATTTTACGAAATTTAGGCGTAGAGATTATTAACGTAGGCAAGGGCAAAGACGAAGATAGCGCGACGCAAGAGCAAATAAACGCCCTTATGCTAAGCCTGGCAAAAGAAGGCAAGACCGTCGGGCGGCTAAAAGGCGGCGACGCGAGCTTGTTTGGCAGAGCGTTTGAGGAGATGAGCTTTTTAGAGGAAAACGGCGTGGAATTTGAGCTAATTAGCGGCGTCAGTTCGGTTTTTGCCGGATGCGCTAGCGCGCTTATTACGCCTACGATTAGAGGCGTTAGCAGCGGCGTTTTGATAGTCTCGGCGCATCTAAAAGGCGGCGCGATAAACACCGCTTGGCTTGAAATTTTAAAGACGCGAGACGTTACGACGGTCGCGCTTATGGCGCACGCTTATGCGGGCGAAATTTTAAATGCGGCAAGAAAGCTAAATTTAGACCTAGATACGCCCGCGGCGTTTGTTTCAAATATAGATAGAGCGGATGAAAAAGTAATCGTCGGACGAATAAAAAATTTAGAATCTATGGCGCTAAGATGCGCTCGTCCCGCGATTTTAATAATCGGCCCCGTCGTCGAAAAATCGCTAAGCTTGAAACCAAAATGCGAAAGGATAGCCGTTGAATAA